The sequence below is a genomic window from Streptomyces sp. NBC_00289.
GTGCGTCACGAAGTCGGTCCACGGCCCGGTCGCGAACGCGAGGTGGGTCCGCGTCCTGTCCTTGGAGTCCCGGACGTGGACTGTTTCGGGGGTGGGGGCTATCTCGATGCAGTCGGAGCCGGGCTCGTTGCTGCTGTAGCTGCTCTTGGACCAGTTCAGCTCGGAGCCGTCGTCGGCTGCGGACCTGATGCTCATGTCTCTCCCAGCAGTTT
It includes:
- a CDS encoding DUF397 domain-containing protein: MSIRSAADDGSELNWSKSSYSSNEPGSDCIEIAPTPETVHVRDSKDRTRTHLAFATGPWTDFVTHTAGR